The following are encoded in a window of Nocardioides houyundeii genomic DNA:
- a CDS encoding tRNA (adenine-N1)-methyltransferase — protein sequence MHRGPLRVGEWVRLLDQKGRRHNFELVAGKRFFSNRGHLEHDELIGREEGFTVTSSAGGEYLVFRPLLSEFVVSMPRGAAVIYPKDAAQIVASADIFPGARVVEAGAGSGALTCSLLRAVGPHGKVISFERREEFHDVAKRNVDQFFGEGHPAWELRLGDLVEELPGVAEKVDRVVLDMLAPWECVDVVADALVPGGIVCVYVATTTQLSKVVETLRVHGGFTEPQAWESLVRDWHVEGLAVRPSHKMIGHTAFLVTARRMAPGQRPPLKRRRPAPGAYGPDYTGPRPADVPQEPLEQPVADGVEDQRE from the coding sequence GTGCACCGCGGCCCGCTCCGGGTCGGCGAGTGGGTCCGGCTGCTGGACCAGAAGGGTCGGCGACACAACTTCGAGCTGGTGGCCGGCAAGCGCTTCTTCTCCAACCGGGGACACCTCGAGCACGACGAGCTCATCGGGCGTGAGGAGGGGTTCACCGTGACCTCCTCGGCCGGCGGCGAGTACCTCGTCTTCCGGCCCCTGCTCTCGGAGTTCGTGGTCTCGATGCCACGTGGCGCGGCCGTGATCTACCCCAAGGACGCCGCGCAGATCGTGGCGTCGGCCGACATCTTCCCCGGCGCCCGGGTGGTCGAGGCCGGCGCCGGCTCCGGTGCCCTGACGTGCTCGCTGCTGCGTGCGGTGGGACCGCACGGCAAGGTGATCAGCTTCGAGCGCCGCGAGGAGTTCCACGACGTCGCCAAGCGCAACGTCGACCAGTTCTTCGGCGAGGGGCACCCCGCCTGGGAGCTGCGCCTGGGAGACCTGGTCGAGGAGCTGCCCGGCGTGGCGGAGAAGGTGGACCGCGTCGTCCTGGACATGCTGGCCCCGTGGGAGTGCGTCGACGTCGTCGCCGACGCCCTGGTCCCCGGTGGCATCGTGTGCGTCTACGTCGCCACGACCACCCAGCTCTCGAAGGTGGTGGAGACGCTGCGGGTGCACGGTGGGTTCACCGAGCCGCAGGCGTGGGAGTCCTTGGTCCGGGACTGGCACGTGGAGGGTCTGGCCGTCCGGCCGAGCCACAAGATGATCGGCCACACCGCCTTCCTGGTCACCGCCCGACGCATGGCTCCCGGCCAGCGGCCGCCGCTGAAGAGGCGCCGGCCGGCACCGGGGGCCTACGGCCCCGACTACACCGGTCCCCGGCCCGCCGACGTACCGCAGGAGCCCTTGGAGCAGCCGGTCGCCGACGGCGTCGAGGACCAGCGAGAGTAG
- a CDS encoding ABC transporter substrate-binding protein, producing MGITSKRRLRVGGVGLAVAALLLSACAESDRSDESDNGGGTFVFAGAAEPELLDPAFASDGETFRVARQMFEGLVGTEPGTPNPAPLLATEWDNSEDGLEYTFTLRDDVKFHDGTEFNAAAVCANFERWYNLPESVQSDDFAYYYGKLFRGFANGPTKGEGIYEACEATGDYEAKIVLNEPFAGFIAALSLPALAMQSPDALEKYQDDAAANVNTTEYSTAHPTGTGPFVFDSWDRGNRVTLKRNDDYWGDMAKVDTVNVVAIADPAARATAVENGDVDGADLIGPADLKPLEDAGMQVMARDPFTVLYLGMNQKNKLLSDIKVRQAIAYAIDKDAVAKASLPEGSEIATQFMPQSVVGWNDSVTEYEYDPAKAKQLLEDAGAAGATIEFNYPTDVSRPYMPAPADTFNVLRSQLEAVGLKIKPVADVWSPDYLDKINGTSDHGLHLLGWTGDYNDSDNFVGVFFGTETPEWGFKNKELFDKLTKARGMATVDEQTPLYEEINADVMEFLPGIPLAHPAPSLAFGPDVEGYQQSPVNDEPWNTVSVG from the coding sequence GTGGGAATCACATCCAAGAGGCGACTGCGAGTCGGAGGAGTCGGACTTGCGGTAGCGGCGCTGCTGCTCTCCGCCTGCGCCGAGAGTGACCGGTCCGACGAGAGCGACAACGGCGGCGGGACCTTCGTCTTCGCCGGTGCGGCCGAGCCCGAGCTGCTCGACCCGGCGTTCGCCTCGGACGGCGAGACCTTCCGGGTGGCGCGCCAGATGTTCGAGGGCCTGGTCGGCACGGAGCCGGGCACCCCGAATCCCGCGCCGCTGCTGGCCACCGAGTGGGACAACTCCGAGGACGGCCTGGAGTACACCTTCACCCTCCGCGACGACGTGAAGTTCCACGACGGCACCGAGTTCAACGCCGCCGCCGTCTGCGCGAACTTCGAGCGCTGGTACAACCTCCCCGAGTCGGTGCAGAGCGACGACTTCGCCTACTACTACGGCAAGCTCTTCCGCGGCTTCGCGAACGGGCCCACCAAGGGTGAAGGCATCTACGAGGCCTGCGAGGCGACGGGCGACTACGAGGCGAAGATCGTCCTCAACGAGCCGTTCGCCGGCTTCATCGCCGCCCTGTCGCTGCCGGCCCTGGCGATGCAGAGCCCCGACGCGCTGGAGAAGTACCAGGACGACGCGGCCGCCAACGTCAACACCACCGAGTACTCCACGGCCCACCCCACCGGCACCGGCCCGTTCGTCTTCGACTCCTGGGACCGCGGCAACCGCGTGACCCTGAAGCGCAACGACGACTACTGGGGCGACATGGCGAAGGTCGACACCGTCAACGTGGTGGCGATCGCCGACCCGGCCGCCCGAGCCACCGCGGTGGAGAACGGCGACGTCGACGGAGCCGACCTCATCGGCCCGGCCGACCTCAAGCCGCTCGAGGACGCCGGCATGCAGGTCATGGCCCGCGACCCGTTCACCGTCCTGTACCTGGGCATGAACCAGAAGAACAAGCTGCTCAGCGACATCAAGGTGCGTCAGGCCATCGCCTACGCCATCGACAAGGACGCCGTGGCCAAGGCCTCGCTGCCCGAGGGCTCAGAGATCGCCACCCAGTTCATGCCGCAGAGCGTCGTGGGCTGGAACGACTCGGTCACCGAGTACGAGTACGACCCGGCCAAGGCCAAGCAGCTGCTCGAGGACGCGGGCGCCGCAGGTGCCACGATCGAGTTCAACTACCCGACCGACGTCTCGCGTCCCTACATGCCGGCGCCGGCGGACACCTTCAACGTGCTCCGCTCGCAGCTGGAGGCGGTGGGCCTGAAGATCAAGCCGGTGGCCGACGTGTGGTCCCCGGACTACCTGGACAAGATCAACGGCACCTCCGACCACGGCCTGCACCTCCTGGGCTGGACCGGTGACTACAACGACTCCGACAACTTCGTCGGCGTCTTCTTCGGCACCGAGACCCCGGAGTGGGGCTTCAAGAACAAGGAGCTGTTCGACAAGCTCACCAAGGCGCGCGGCATGGCGACGGTCGACGAGCAGACTCCCCTCTACGAGGAGATCAACGCCGACGTCATGGAGTTCCTGCCCGGCATCCCGTTGGCACACCCGGCGCCTTCCCTGGCGTTCGGTCCCGATGTCGAGGGATACCAGCAGAGCCCTGTCAACGACGAGCCCTGGAACACCGTCTCCGTCGGCTGA
- a CDS encoding site-2 protease family protein: MLVSTSWFFIAAIIAVLVAPRIEQVEPGLGVWKYVAGVVFAVMLYLSVLLHEASHAHMARHYGYPVTSITLHFLGGMTAIEGESRTARQELVIAVVGPLTSLLVGAAALAAWFVVPEGLLQVAIEGLAGANLLVGVLNLVPGLPLDGGRVLKAVVWGATGNMHRGTMVAGWGGRIIALLILSWPLFQNDVLGVPPSFVDYLLVVVLALFLWAGASASMHQAQVRRRLPALDARRLARRSVTVAEGLPLAQAVRLAQEAQAGSIVTLGPDGRPSGIVSEAALLATPVERRPWVPVSSVARSLEDGLALSAGIAGEELVRAISHTPAQEYLLLDADGAVYGVLSTVDVDRAFREAAH, from the coding sequence GTGCTGGTCAGCACCTCCTGGTTCTTCATCGCCGCGATCATCGCCGTCCTGGTCGCCCCCCGCATCGAGCAGGTGGAGCCCGGCCTCGGTGTCTGGAAGTACGTCGCGGGCGTGGTGTTCGCGGTGATGCTCTACCTCTCGGTGCTCCTGCACGAGGCGTCGCACGCCCACATGGCCCGTCACTACGGCTATCCGGTCACCTCCATCACGTTGCACTTCCTCGGCGGGATGACCGCCATCGAGGGGGAGTCGCGCACTGCTCGTCAAGAGCTCGTCATCGCCGTGGTCGGACCCCTCACCTCGCTGCTGGTCGGGGCCGCGGCCCTGGCCGCGTGGTTCGTGGTCCCCGAGGGCCTCCTCCAGGTCGCCATCGAGGGACTGGCGGGGGCCAACCTGCTGGTCGGGGTCCTCAACCTGGTGCCCGGGCTACCGCTGGACGGTGGACGGGTGCTGAAGGCCGTCGTGTGGGGGGCCACCGGCAACATGCACCGGGGCACCATGGTGGCCGGCTGGGGCGGCCGGATCATCGCCCTGCTGATCCTGTCCTGGCCGCTGTTCCAGAACGACGTACTGGGGGTCCCGCCCAGCTTCGTGGACTACCTGCTGGTGGTCGTGCTCGCGCTCTTCCTGTGGGCCGGGGCCAGCGCCTCCATGCACCAGGCCCAGGTGCGGCGCCGGCTCCCCGCGCTGGACGCCCGTCGGCTGGCCCGACGTAGCGTCACGGTGGCCGAGGGCCTGCCACTGGCGCAGGCCGTCCGGCTGGCCCAGGAGGCCCAGGCGGGCAGCATCGTGACCCTGGGTCCCGACGGCCGGCCGTCGGGGATCGTCAGCGAGGCCGCGTTGCTGGCCACGCCGGTGGAGCGACGACCCTGGGTCCCGGTCTCGAGCGTGGCCCGGAGCCTGGAGGACGGACTCGCACTGTCTGCCGGGATCGCCGGTGAGGAGCTGGTCCGTGCGATCAGCCACACACCGGCCCAGGAGTACCTGTTGCTGGACGCCGACGGTGCCGTCTACGGGGTGCTGTCGACGGTCGATGTCGATCGGGCCTTCCGGGAGGCCGCGCACTAG
- a CDS encoding ABC transporter permease, whose amino-acid sequence MSIPLAPAYSGMPGLPAPGDEPGVSLLRAAWRRLRRNPTAIVGAVIVLAFVVLAIFAPLLTSYQPGSAQWSGEVTPSSVPGPSEDHWLGLDRFGSDLWTQLVYGARQSLLYGIAATAIGLVAGLALGVLAGGSAAVGGRVGSWVDQVVMRLVDIMLSVPSLLLAVSIAAVLGQSPYAVMIAIGAAQVPIFARLLRGSMLAQGRADYVLAAEALGLRKRRIVMSHVLPNSLGPTVVQATLNLATAIIEVAALSFLGLGQPDPAVAEWGRMLVAAQDRFQVAPQLALLPGAAIAITALGFTLFGEALREALDPRSRR is encoded by the coding sequence ATGAGCATTCCCCTGGCCCCGGCCTACTCCGGCATGCCCGGGCTGCCCGCGCCCGGCGACGAGCCGGGTGTCAGCCTGCTGCGCGCAGCCTGGCGGCGCCTGCGCCGCAACCCCACGGCCATCGTCGGTGCGGTCATCGTGCTCGCCTTCGTGGTGCTCGCGATCTTCGCGCCGCTGCTCACCTCCTACCAGCCCGGCTCGGCGCAGTGGTCGGGCGAGGTGACGCCCTCCAGCGTGCCCGGGCCGAGCGAGGACCACTGGCTGGGCCTGGACCGCTTCGGGTCCGACCTGTGGACCCAGCTCGTCTACGGTGCCCGCCAGTCCCTGCTCTACGGGATCGCCGCGACGGCCATCGGCCTGGTGGCGGGCCTGGCGCTCGGCGTCCTCGCCGGCGGCTCGGCCGCCGTCGGCGGCCGGGTAGGCAGCTGGGTGGACCAGGTCGTGATGCGCCTGGTCGACATCATGCTGTCGGTCCCCAGCCTGCTGCTGGCCGTCAGCATCGCTGCCGTGCTGGGGCAGAGCCCCTACGCGGTGATGATCGCCATCGGTGCCGCCCAGGTGCCGATCTTCGCCCGACTGCTCCGCGGCTCCATGCTCGCCCAGGGGCGTGCCGACTACGTCCTGGCGGCGGAGGCTCTGGGACTGCGCAAGCGGCGGATCGTGATGAGTCACGTGCTGCCCAACTCGTTGGGTCCGACCGTGGTCCAGGCGACTCTCAACCTCGCCACCGCCATCATCGAGGTGGCCGCCCTCTCCTTCCTGGGCCTGGGCCAGCCCGACCCGGCCGTGGCCGAGTGGGGCCGCATGCTCGTGGCCGCCCAGGACCGCTTCCAGGTGGCACCGCAGCTCGCCCTGCTGCCGGGCGCCGCCATCGCGATCACCGCCCTCGGCTTCACCCTCTTCGGTGAGGCACTGCGCGAGGCACTCGACCCTAGGAGCCGACGATGA
- a CDS encoding ABC transporter permease produces the protein MLRFVLRRLALMVPVLVGLSILLFAWVRALPGDPARALLGQRATPEGIARVNEVYGFNEPLLGQYFTYVKALLTGDFGRSIKTGQPVTSSFLEKFPGTLELGLAALLLAVVIGVPLGYFAARHQGRFLDTFIVSGSLLGVVTPVFFLAILLKLVFADWLAILPTTLRQDARLDATHVTNFYVLDGILTQEWDAAWNAMVHLVLPAIALGTIPLAIIVRITRAAVADVLNEDYVRTARSKGLSSRVVSRRHILRNALLPVVTTIGLQAGLLFSGAVLTETVFAWNGIGKYLFEAIGQRDYPVLQGFILFIAIIYALINLAVDVAYGVIDPRVRVS, from the coding sequence ATGCTGCGCTTTGTCCTCCGGCGGCTGGCCCTGATGGTGCCAGTGCTCGTCGGTCTGTCGATCCTGCTCTTCGCCTGGGTCCGGGCCCTGCCCGGTGACCCCGCCAGAGCCTTGCTGGGTCAACGGGCGACGCCGGAGGGCATCGCGCGCGTCAACGAGGTCTACGGGTTCAACGAGCCCTTGCTGGGCCAGTACTTCACCTATGTGAAGGCGCTCCTCACCGGGGACTTCGGACGTTCGATCAAGACCGGCCAGCCGGTCACCTCCAGCTTCCTGGAGAAGTTCCCGGGCACGCTCGAGCTGGGGCTCGCAGCGCTGCTGCTGGCCGTCGTCATCGGCGTGCCTCTGGGCTACTTCGCGGCCCGCCACCAAGGACGGTTCCTGGACACGTTCATCGTCTCGGGATCGCTGCTCGGTGTGGTGACGCCCGTGTTCTTCCTGGCGATCCTGCTCAAGCTGGTCTTCGCCGACTGGCTCGCGATCCTGCCCACCACGCTGCGCCAGGACGCTCGGCTCGATGCCACCCACGTCACCAACTTCTACGTCCTGGACGGGATCCTGACCCAGGAGTGGGACGCCGCCTGGAACGCGATGGTCCACCTGGTGCTGCCCGCGATCGCGCTCGGCACGATCCCGCTGGCCATCATCGTGCGGATCACCCGGGCCGCGGTGGCCGACGTGCTCAACGAGGACTACGTGCGGACCGCTCGGAGCAAGGGCCTGTCCAGCCGCGTGGTCTCGCGTCGCCACATCCTGCGCAACGCGCTGCTGCCGGTGGTCACCACGATCGGTCTCCAGGCCGGCCTGCTCTTCTCCGGTGCGGTGCTGACCGAGACCGTGTTCGCCTGGAACGGCATCGGAAAGTACCTCTTCGAGGCCATCGGGCAGCGGGACTACCCGGTGCTCCAGGGCTTCATCCTGTTCATCGCGATCATCTACGCGCTCATCAACCTGGCCGTGGACGTCGCCTACGGCGTCATCGACCCGAGAGTGCGTGTGTCATGA
- a CDS encoding ABC transporter ATP-binding protein: MRTSPDRAGEPLLSVRDLSVEFGLKGQRAATAVDEVSFDIHPGEHVGLVGESGSGKSVTSLAIMGLLPNRGVRVSGEIRYGGKNLLTESSRAMSRLRGREIAMVFQDPMTSLNPVVPVGTQVSEVILRHEDVTKSEARGRAIDLLEKVGIPDPARRVREYPHQLSGGMRQRVLIAIALACGPRLLIADEPTTALDVTIQAQVLEVLKELVADTGAALLMITHDLGVVAGLCDQVNVMYSGRIVESTTRERLFATPRHPYTGGLLASIPRMDAPRGEPLTPIPGSPTQTIPWPQGCAFAPRCTNAVEQCTSGPPELLPAGDRMLRCYNPLDRTRTEITS; the protein is encoded by the coding sequence ATGAGGACCAGTCCGGACCGCGCTGGCGAGCCGTTGCTGTCCGTGCGCGACCTCAGCGTCGAGTTCGGGCTCAAGGGCCAACGTGCCGCGACCGCGGTCGACGAGGTCTCCTTCGACATCCATCCGGGGGAGCACGTGGGCCTGGTTGGGGAGTCCGGCAGCGGCAAGTCGGTCACCTCGCTCGCGATCATGGGGCTTCTGCCCAACCGCGGGGTGCGGGTCAGCGGGGAGATCCGCTACGGCGGGAAGAACCTGCTCACCGAGTCCTCGAGGGCGATGTCCCGTCTGCGGGGCCGAGAGATCGCCATGGTCTTCCAGGACCCGATGACCTCGCTCAACCCGGTCGTCCCGGTGGGGACCCAGGTCTCGGAGGTCATCCTCCGGCACGAGGACGTCACCAAGTCCGAGGCCCGGGGCCGGGCCATCGACCTGCTGGAGAAGGTCGGCATACCGGACCCGGCACGCCGGGTGCGGGAGTATCCCCACCAGCTCTCCGGGGGGATGCGGCAGCGCGTGCTCATCGCGATCGCCCTGGCCTGCGGACCACGGCTGCTGATCGCCGACGAGCCGACCACGGCGCTGGACGTGACGATCCAGGCGCAGGTGCTGGAGGTCCTCAAGGAGCTGGTCGCCGACACCGGGGCCGCGCTGCTGATGATCACCCACGACTTGGGCGTGGTCGCCGGGCTGTGCGACCAGGTGAACGTCATGTACTCCGGCCGCATCGTGGAGTCGACGACGCGGGAGCGTCTCTTCGCCACCCCGCGCCACCCCTACACCGGTGGGCTGCTGGCGAGCATCCCCCGCATGGACGCCCCACGGGGGGAGCCGCTCACGCCCATCCCGGGGTCGCCCACCCAGACCATCCCGTGGCCGCAGGGCTGCGCCTTCGCGCCGCGCTGCACCAACGCCGTCGAGCAGTGCACCTCCGGACCCCCGGAGCTGCTGCCCGCCGGCGACCGGATGCTGCGCTGCTACAACCCCCTGGACCGCACCCGGACGGAGATCACGTCGTGA
- a CDS encoding RecB family exonuclease, which yields MSAAPVPAATSRSSPADLVSTPVDGVEVVASLSPSRASDFMTCPLRYRFRTVDGLPQEPTREAVRGTLVHKVLERLFDLPALDRTPVQAAKLLEPAWREVLAVEPGLSGLFDSAVGAHDFHAWLATCASVLEGYFELEDPQRLEPAEREYYVETRLDSGLLLRGFVDRLDVAPDGAIRVVDYKTGRSPSPMHEAAALFQMRFYALVIWRTRGVLPAMLQLVYLGDREVLRHCPDEAELLATERKVEALWRAIRLAEESGEWQPSPGRLCSWCSYQDLCPAFGGTPPAPTAPA from the coding sequence ATGAGCGCAGCACCCGTGCCGGCCGCCACTTCCAGGTCTTCGCCGGCGGACCTGGTCTCCACGCCGGTCGACGGCGTCGAGGTGGTGGCGTCCCTCTCGCCCAGCCGGGCCAGCGACTTCATGACCTGTCCGTTGCGCTACCGGTTCCGGACCGTCGACGGGTTGCCGCAGGAGCCGACCCGCGAGGCGGTCCGGGGCACGCTCGTGCACAAGGTGCTCGAGCGGCTCTTCGACCTGCCCGCCCTGGACCGGACCCCGGTCCAGGCCGCAAAGCTGCTCGAGCCTGCCTGGCGGGAGGTGCTCGCGGTGGAGCCGGGCCTGTCTGGGCTGTTCGACTCCGCGGTGGGCGCGCACGACTTCCACGCCTGGCTGGCCACCTGCGCCTCTGTGCTGGAGGGCTACTTCGAGCTGGAGGACCCGCAGCGCCTGGAGCCGGCGGAGCGGGAGTACTACGTGGAGACCCGGTTGGACTCCGGACTGCTGCTGCGCGGCTTCGTCGACCGGCTGGACGTCGCGCCGGACGGAGCCATCCGGGTGGTGGACTACAAGACCGGCCGGTCGCCGAGCCCGATGCACGAGGCCGCTGCCCTGTTCCAGATGCGTTTCTACGCGCTGGTGATCTGGCGCACGCGAGGTGTGCTGCCAGCCATGCTGCAGCTGGTCTACCTCGGCGACCGGGAGGTCCTGCGCCACTGCCCCGACGAGGCCGAGCTGCTGGCCACCGAACGCAAGGTCGAGGCACTGTGGCGAGCCATCCGTCTCGCCGAGGAGTCCGGCGAGTGGCAGCCCAGCCCGGGCCGACTCTGCTCGTGGTGCTCCTACCAGGACCTGTGCCCCGCGTTCGGCGGCACTCCCCCGGCCCCCACTGCGCCGGCGTGA
- a CDS encoding HAD family hydrolase, translating into MTAAPLHRTQESTLSTADPTETSTTMRAVLWDMDGTLVDTEPYWIAAEFALADRYGGTWSQEHALNLVGNDLLASGRYIREHMGIPLEPAEIVEALLDSVIAQVEESVPWRPGARELLADLGRAGVPCALVTMSYRRLVEPLLASLPAGTFAAVVTGDVVTRGKPDPEPYLKAAAELGLAAGDCLAIEDSNTGARSAESAGCVVLCVPNHVPILAGERRVFADTLAGLDAEALSARYAG; encoded by the coding sequence GTGACCGCAGCACCGCTGCACCGAACCCAGGAGAGCACTCTGAGCACCGCCGATCCGACCGAGACCTCCACCACCATGCGAGCCGTCCTGTGGGACATGGACGGCACGCTGGTCGACACCGAGCCGTACTGGATCGCGGCCGAGTTCGCGTTGGCGGATCGCTACGGCGGCACGTGGTCCCAGGAGCACGCCCTCAACCTGGTGGGCAACGACCTGCTGGCCTCGGGTCGCTACATCCGTGAGCACATGGGGATCCCGCTGGAGCCTGCGGAGATCGTGGAGGCGCTGCTGGACTCCGTGATCGCCCAGGTGGAGGAGTCCGTGCCCTGGCGGCCGGGCGCCCGTGAGCTGCTGGCCGACCTCGGGCGTGCCGGCGTACCGTGCGCCCTGGTGACGATGTCCTACCGGCGACTGGTGGAGCCGCTGCTGGCGTCGCTGCCCGCCGGGACGTTTGCGGCCGTGGTCACCGGCGACGTCGTCACGCGCGGCAAGCCGGACCCCGAGCCCTACCTGAAGGCGGCCGCCGAACTCGGACTCGCGGCGGGTGACTGCCTGGCGATCGAGGACTCCAACACCGGCGCCCGCTCCGCGGAGTCAGCCGGGTGCGTGGTGCTGTGCGTGCCCAACCACGTGCCCATCCTGGCGGGGGAGCGACGGGTCTTCGCCGACACCCTGGCCGGCCTCGACGCCGAGGCTCTGAGCGCCCGGTACGCCGGATAG